TGCGGACGGGGAGTCCGGTAGCGCAGCTCGAGCTCGTCATAGGCGTCGAGGTACTCGGCGGCGAGCCCGCGGCCGCCGTACTCCGGCTCCCAGGTGATCGCACCGAAGCCCGCCTGGAACTTGCGGCGCTGCCAGTCCTTGAGCTCCTCGATCAGCGCCGACTCCTCGGCGAAGCCGAGGTCGTGGAAGACCGACACGTCGAGCTCGCCCTCGCCCCAGACGACCTTCTCCTCGTCGGTACGACGCGCCAGGCCGCTGCCCGCGAGGAACGCCTCCGCCTCGGCACAGAACTCGTCGAGCGGGATCACGCGTCCTCCGCGAAGTAGAAGCGGGCGAGCATCCGTGCCACGCACGCCGGCCGGTCGGTGCCGTCGACCTCGACGGTGAGGTCGAGGCCGACCTGGATGCCGCCGTCGCCCGTCTCGACGACCTCCGCGAGCCGGGCGTGGCAGCGGACTCGGCTGTCGACGGGCACCGGCGTCGGGAACCGGACCTTGTCGAGGCCGTAGTTGATGCCCATCGACGCGGTCGGGACGCCGAGGAGCTGGTCGAGAAGGCCCGCCAGGTAGGACAGCGACAGGTAGCCGTGGGCGATGGTGCGCCCGAACGGCCCGGCCGCCGCCCGCTCGGGGTCGACGTGGATCCACTGGTGGTCGCCGGTCGCGTCGGCGAACAGGTCGATCCGGTCCTGGTCGATCACCGTCCAGGCGGAGGTCCCGAGCTCGGTCCCCGCTCCGGCGAGCAGCTCGGCGCGTGAGGCGAAGACGGTCATGCCGCCCCCGTCCGCGAGGTCGCCGCGGAGTCCTCCCGCGGCTCGACCAGCCGGGCCGGGGTCGCGGCGGGCGCCGCGACGGCCGCGGACGGGTGCCACAGCCGCAGTGCGGCCACCAGCGTGGCCCGGGTGTCCTCGGGCCGGATGATGTCGTCGATGATCCCCGCCTCCGCGGCCGCGAACGGCCGGGTCACGGTCTCGCGGTACTCGTCGGCCAGCTGGGCACGCAGGGCCGCCGGGTCCTCGGCCGCCGCCAGCTCACGGCGGTGCAGGATGTTGACCGCTCCACCCGGGCCCATCACCGCGAGCTCGGAGTCGGGGTAGGCCCAGGAGAAGTCGGCGCCCAGGGACTTCGAGCCCATCGCGATGAACGCGCCGCCGTACGCCTTGCGCACGACCACGGTCAGCCGCGGGCTCTCCGCGCCGACATAGGCGTCGAGTACCTCGGCCCCCTCGGTGATGATGCCGCCGCCCTCCTGGCCGGTGCCTGGCATGAACCCCGGGACGTCGACCAGCGTGACGACCGGGAGGTGGAACCGGCCGCAGAAGCGCACGAACCGCGCGATCTTCCGGGAGCTGGGGATCTCGAGGATGCCGCCGCGCCGGTCCGGCTGCGACGCCACGATCCCGACCGGGACGCCGCCGAGGCGTGCGAACGCGGTGATCACGCTCGGGCCGTAGGCCGGCATGATCTCGAAGGGCTCCCCGCCGTCGACGACCGCGCGGACCAGCCGGCGCATGTCGAACACCTCGCTGCCGCGGCGCGGGACGATGCCTCCCAGGACGCGCACGTCCGCCGGCGCCGGTTCCTCGGTCGCAGCGAGTGGGAGGTCCGCCGCGGCGTGGGCGGGCAGGAAGGACAGCAGCCGTCGTACCTCCGCGAAGGCGTCCTCCTCGGTGTCGACAGCCAGATGGGCGACGCCGCTGCGGATGGTGTGCAGCTCGGCGCCGCCGAGGTCGGCCGAGGACACCTCCTCGCCGATCGCCGCGCGCACGACGTCGGGCCCGGTCAGGAACATGTGGCTGGTCTCGCGGACCATGATCGTCCAGTCGGTGAGTGCCGGCGAGTAGGCCGCGGCGCCGGCGCAGGGGCCGAGGATCACCGAGATCTGGGGCACCAGTCCCTTGGCCCGCACGTTGCGGCGGAAGATCTGGCCACAGCCGTCGAGCGAGTCGATGCCCTCGTTGATCCGCGCGCCACCGGAGTCGTTCAGGTAGACGATCGGGACCCGCAGCTCGATCGCCCGGTCCTGGAGGGCCGCGACCTTCGCGGCGAAGCCGGACCCGATCGATCCGCCGCCGTGGGAGAACTCATGGCTCGCGACGGCGACGGTCCGCCCCTCGATGGCTCCGAAGCCGGTGACGACGCCGTCGCCGTCGTACAGCTTGTCGGCCTGGCGGCTGGTGCTCTGGCGCAGCAGGCCGGTCGGGACGAACGAGTCGGCGTCGCACAGCAGCTGGGCCCGGCCGAGCGCGGTGTGACTGCGGGTGCCACGCGGCTGCGGCGTGGCTGCGGCCAGGCGCCGCTCGAGCTCGCTCGCCGATGCCCCGGCGTCGGGCTGAAGGTGGTCGCTCACATCGGCACCGTAAGCCGGATCTGACATTGACGTCAAGTTCATTCTCGGCCTATGATGACGCACATCACATCGGCCGTCCAGCCCCGATACTGGCGACCACACGAGAGGGACCGAGGCCATGAGCTGCACCAACGCCACCGCGGTGATCGCGACCGACGAACCGCTCGCCGTCAGCTACTGGCCCGCCGACGCGAGCGTCGCGCTCGACCACACGACGGTCGGCGAGCTGCTCCGCCGAGCGGCGGCGACCGCGCCCGACCGGGTCGCACTCGTGGACGGGGCGACCGACCCCGCCGACCGGCGCCGCTGGACGTACGCCGAGCTGCTCGCCATCGCCGAGCAGGTCGCCGACGCCCTCCTCACCCGGTTCGAGCCGGGCGAGCGGGTGGCGATCTGGGAGATCAATCGGCCCGAGTGGGTGATGCTCCAGTACGGCGCCGCGCTGGCCGGGATCGTGGTGGTGACGGTCAACCCGCAGTACCGCATCGACGAGCTCAGCTACGTGCTCGAGCAGGCCGACGTGTCGGGGATCGTGCACGGCGACGAGCACCGCGGAGTGTCGATGACCGACCTGGTCGCCCGCGCCGTGCCGTCCGTGCCGCGGGTGCGCCACGTCATCCGCTTCGCCGACTGGGATCGCTTCCTCGCCAGCGGCACCGGGCGGCGCGACTTCCCCGAGATCTCCCCCGATGACGACTGCATGATCATCTACACCTCCGGCACGACCGGCTTCGCGAAGGGCGCACTGCTCCACCACCGTGGCGTCGTCAACGCCTCCCGCCTCTCGGCCGAGCGCGCGAACTTCCGCGACGGCGACTGCTGGATCAACCCGATCCCCCTCTTCCACACCGGCGGTGGCGTGCTGGGCAGCGTCGGCACCCTCGCCCGCCGCGGCCGGCAGGTCGTCGTACCGCAGTTCGAGCCGGGGCTGGTGCTCGACCTGATCGAGAGCGAGCGCGGCAACCTGATCGTCACCGTGCCCACGATCCTGCTGGCCCTCCTCGACCACCCCGAGCGGCCCGCACGGGACCTGTCGAGCATGCGCACGATCATGTGCGGTGGCGCCAAGGTGCCTGAGGACCTGGTCCGCCGTACCAAGGAGATCGTGGGCTGCGACTTCTCGATCCTGTTCGGACAGGCCGAGATGCACGGCGTGCTGACCCAGACCCTGCCGACGGACACCCCCGAGGACCAGGCCACGACCCTCGGCATCCCACTCGCCCACGTCGAGGTCAAGATCGCCGACCCGGTCACCGGCGAGCCGGTGCCGATCGGCGGGTCCGGTGAGATCTGCGCGCGCGGCTACCAGGCGATGCGCGAGTACTTCCGGATGGACGACGCGACCGCCGCGACCATCGACCGCGACGGCTGGCTCCGCAGCGGCGACGTCGGGACCATGGACGGGCGCGGCTACCTGCAGATCGCCGGCCGGATCAAGGACATCATCATCCGGGGCGGCGAGAACATCCATCCGCTCGAGATCGAGGAGCTGCTCGTCCACCACCCCGGCGTCGCCGAGGTAGCCGTGATCGGCATCCCCGATACCCACTGGGGCGAGCAGGTCGCGGCGGTGATCCGGCCGCACGGCACTCCCCCGCCCGTCGACGAGCTCCACGCCGTGTGCCGTACGTCGCTCGCCCCCTTCAAGACGCCGCGCTTCT
This region of Nocardioides sp. L-11A genomic DNA includes:
- a CDS encoding MaoC family dehydratase, with the translated sequence MTVFASRAELLAGAGTELGTSAWTVIDQDRIDLFADATGDHQWIHVDPERAAAGPFGRTIAHGYLSLSYLAGLLDQLLGVPTASMGINYGLDKVRFPTPVPVDSRVRCHARLAEVVETGDGGIQVGLDLTVEVDGTDRPACVARMLARFYFAEDA
- a CDS encoding acyl-CoA carboxylase subunit beta produces the protein MSDHLQPDAGASASELERRLAAATPQPRGTRSHTALGRAQLLCDADSFVPTGLLRQSTSRQADKLYDGDGVVTGFGAIEGRTVAVASHEFSHGGGSIGSGFAAKVAALQDRAIELRVPIVYLNDSGGARINEGIDSLDGCGQIFRRNVRAKGLVPQISVILGPCAGAAAYSPALTDWTIMVRETSHMFLTGPDVVRAAIGEEVSSADLGGAELHTIRSGVAHLAVDTEEDAFAEVRRLLSFLPAHAAADLPLAATEEPAPADVRVLGGIVPRRGSEVFDMRRLVRAVVDGGEPFEIMPAYGPSVITAFARLGGVPVGIVASQPDRRGGILEIPSSRKIARFVRFCGRFHLPVVTLVDVPGFMPGTGQEGGGIITEGAEVLDAYVGAESPRLTVVVRKAYGGAFIAMGSKSLGADFSWAYPDSELAVMGPGGAVNILHRRELAAAEDPAALRAQLADEYRETVTRPFAAAEAGIIDDIIRPEDTRATLVAALRLWHPSAAVAAPAATPARLVEPREDSAATSRTGAA
- a CDS encoding AMP-binding protein, which gives rise to MSCTNATAVIATDEPLAVSYWPADASVALDHTTVGELLRRAAATAPDRVALVDGATDPADRRRWTYAELLAIAEQVADALLTRFEPGERVAIWEINRPEWVMLQYGAALAGIVVVTVNPQYRIDELSYVLEQADVSGIVHGDEHRGVSMTDLVARAVPSVPRVRHVIRFADWDRFLASGTGRRDFPEISPDDDCMIIYTSGTTGFAKGALLHHRGVVNASRLSAERANFRDGDCWINPIPLFHTGGGVLGSVGTLARRGRQVVVPQFEPGLVLDLIESERGNLIVTVPTILLALLDHPERPARDLSSMRTIMCGGAKVPEDLVRRTKEIVGCDFSILFGQAEMHGVLTQTLPTDTPEDQATTLGIPLAHVEVKIADPVTGEPVPIGGSGEICARGYQAMREYFRMDDATAATIDRDGWLRSGDVGTMDGRGYLQIAGRIKDIIIRGGENIHPLEIEELLVHHPGVAEVAVIGIPDTHWGEQVAAVIRPHGTPPPVDELHAVCRTSLAPFKTPRFWYFVDELPMTPSGKIRKVELRAGVAEGSLGDPAVAGR